Part of the Varibaculum massiliense genome is shown below.
CTATATCCCGGAATTTTAGGGGGTGTCTGTACCATCATCGTCCCCTTTCCGTAGGCGAGTCTCGTCTATATTGGCTGGTGAAGACGCCCGGCGAGTGTAATCTAGTGCGTCCTGATTTCCTCCGGGATTGTTCCGCGGATTAGGCGGAGGAGGAGGTGGCAGCGGAGAAACGGTAGGGTTCACTAGACGGGTGCCGTCACTAAAATCTATACCTACCTGCGGTAATCCCACTTTCCCTAGGCGAGTAGCTTCCGAGAACGCCCCGCCCGCTACTGCCGTAACCGGAGCGGTTTCCCCGCGCACCGGAGCTAAGGGCGTGCGTAACTGTCGGTATTCCTGCTGGGTAAGCCCCAAGGACAAGCTAGGTAGCGAAATCTCTTTGCGCGGGGTAAGGATCTTATCCAGCCCGGGGACCGCGGTGAATTTTTGGGCGAAACCACTGCGGATAAAGCGGCTATAAAGCGATGAGGGGCGAATCGCGGCTACCAGGGCTTTAGCTTTCCCCGCTGCCGCTTTCCAGGTGTCAGTTAACTGCTTAACTAGCTCCCACGCCCAGTCGGAATCGATCTCGCTATCGAGACCGGGACTATAATCCAGGTAATCTGCGATTCCGGCTAGCTCTCTTGCCCCCGATTCTGCCTCCCCCTGTTTTATTCCTCCCAGGTAAGTGTCGATTATCCAGGCGGCTTCTTGCCGGGTGGCTCCTGCCGGGAGCCGTACCCCGCGGTCACGGAAGCGATCTACTATTTCTTCCCAGGCTCCGCGCAAGCGTTTTCCAGGCTCTTTAGCTTTCCGCCTTCTGCGCGCGCGATACCACTTAGCCAGCAGCACTAGCAGAATCGGCGAAAGTAGCAGCAATAACCAGGAACCATATTTTGCGGCCACCGCTAGCGCCGCCAGAATCTGTATTCCGGTCGAAGGATTGTCGGCGTGCGCCTGCTTTTCCACGTGCGGTAAAACCGGCGGAGTGGCCGGTGGTGGGGGCGGCTGTAACACCTGCGGTTTAGGCACAGATTTAGGTTGCGGTTGATCGGTGCGAGGTACTCGCTCCCGCGGAGGCGTGGGATCAAAAGGCACCCAACCTACGTCCTTAAATTTCACTTCCACCCAGGCATGAACGTTATCGCCCTTTAGTTTCAGGTTCCCGCCAGCTTTCTTATCGGCCGGGTAGGCACCCAACACTACTCGCGCAGGCGCCCCAAACGCCCTGACCATCAGTGCCATAGCTACCGCGTATTGTTCATCGTCACCGATTAGCTCTTTCCCTTGGAAGAATTGGCTCATCCGAGCCGCGCGGTGTCCGGGACGCGAAAGTCCATCTGAGCCGTCAGAGAAGAAACCTTGCCCTGATAAATAGGACTCCACATTGCGTACTTTTTGCAAAGGAGTAGTTGCCCGGGCGGTTAACTGATTATTTAGTTCGGTAATTTCGGTGGGAACCGCCTCGTCTTTGCCTTGGGGGATGGGGTCAAACTCCAGTCCCGAAATCCGCGAGTCGTTGGGAATCCGGTCTTTGGCGAACCCTACCTGGTAGGAGAGGTTAGCGGGGGCAGTAGCGAAGGCTGAGCGCAGCGAGGTCGAATAGTAAATAACTGGTTTTGGTTGGGAAGCTACTTTTAGGGAATAGGCATCGCCCAAGAGAGGCACCCAGGGTTGGTCATAGTTCACCAGTTTTATGTGCGCGGTACTATCAGCTGAAACCTGTTTATCTAATACCGAATCAACCTGCACAAATTGCACGTTCAGCTGGGGGTCGATTTTAAAAACTGTGCCGTCATAAGCGTTCATAGCGGCAAAACGCACCCTACTGCCCGCCGGATAGTTCTTGACCTCGGCGATGGTTTTATCTTTCCAGTCGCGAGAAAGATGCCTAAAGGAGGCTAGCGGGGAAATAAAGTCTTCTAGTTCTACTGGCGGTAGTACGTGGGTGCGGAGCACTTCCCGGTTGCCGCGTTCAGTTATCGCCGCCAAAGATGCGGAGGCCAGGCAGATAACCACGGTGACCGCCACCATCGCTAAGGGGCGGGTAAAGCTGCTTTTCTGCCTGCCTCCCGCTAGGTTAACCCGGCGGGTACGTGCCTTGGTAGCAGAACCGGTAACCAGGGCGCACCAAAGTAGGGCTACCAGGAAATATCCGGCTCCTGCCCAACGCGCCGCCGGAACCACTTGGGCTCCCCAAGCAATCGCTACCACCAGGCTAATGGTGGCAGGTACCAGCGCCACCCAGGGGCGACGCGAAGCCGCCGCTAATCCCGCTAGTAGGGCGGTTACGAGGCAAGTAATTAGTGACAGTACCGCTAGTCCCCCTAAGGGGGTTAGGGGGAGAGACGCGGTTAGGGCGTCGCGCCAACAGGTCACCGTGGAGGTCACCAACACTTGCAGACCAGATAATGAGGGGTAAAACTTGCGTCCCAGCGGGTCAGTAGCAGCCAAGGTGGGGCCGAAGGCTAAAAATACCCCCAGCATCAGGGTCACAGTGGAGATTATTCCCAGGTGCCAGCGGCGAACCACTAGAGCAATCAGCACCCCCAGGACGGTGCCTCCGATGGCCGCTACTGCCCCGGTGAAACCCAGGAAAGGCAGGGCAAATAACCAGCAGGGAACGATGAATAAAAACAGGGAGCTTAAGCAGATTAAATCGGATCTTTTCATGCCTGGCTCACCCCATTTAGCGCTCGGGGGAGCTGCGTGAGATCCCCGATGTTTAGTAGTCGCCGCGAAGAAGAGCCTCGCCGAGTCAAAGTAGCGCCGGCATCTGCCCGCACGCCGGTGGTAGCCATATCAGCGGGAGGCAGCAAACAGATTTGTTGCAGGCGGCGCATAGATACTCCCGGTCCGCAGATCAGGGAACAAACCGAGGCCTGCGCCTCATGGGCAAGCGCCCAGCGCACCAGATGCCGATACTCTTGGGCATCCTCCTGGGGCTGCACTTCGGTAAGAAAGTCCAATACCGCTCGGGAAGTGGCGGCTTTCACCACGGTTTTGCCCGCATACAGGGTCAGGGGCTGCCCACTGGACAGGGAGGAAACCGCTAGAGAGGCCGCCGCCTCTACCGCGAGTTCAAAATCAGCTTCCCCATAATTTTCGCGTTTCAGATCCAGCACAATCAAATGGTGGGAGCGGCGAGTCTCTAGGTATTGCCGCATCATTAACTGGCCAGTATGCGCTGACATTTTCCAGTGAATATGGCGGCGGTCATCCCCACTTTCGTAGGGGCGCAAGGCATGAAAAGCAGCATCAGAACTGGTTATTACCTGCGAGGTTGCCCCCTCCATATCCCGAGAATAACCGCTTAAAGTTCCCAGAGCCGGGGTGAAGTTGGGATACACGTAGACCTCTTGGAAATCCGGCCAAGAACGCACCCGGCGAATCAGCCCCAAAATATCTTGCCGCACGGTACGGGGCGGCCCCACTATAATCTTTTCTCTCCGCCTAGTTTGCAGCTGGAAATCCCGGCTAAAACTCTTATCGGAACGCAAAGTTGGCAGGGCAATATCGGCTTGCTCCCTCCCCAAGGACAACTCTATTTTGAGGGCGCGCACCGCCCGGCGTCCATTATTCTTGGCGGTTGCCCGTCCGATCAGATCTTGTCCTTTTCGCAACCGGTCTTGTTCTACCCGCACCCGCACCGAGAGGTCTCCCCCGCCCCAAGTTTGCGCTACCGCAGCTACCAGGGCTAATAGGGAGGCAAACATCACTGCGCCGGCCTCTGCCCAATCCCACAGCAGCCAGGCAGCCAGGCTGGCGAGTCCTCCTACCAGGACTAGCCATCCTAAGCCGGTGAGCGGAATTTTGCGTAGCGCGCCCAGATAAGTGGTGCTGCGCGCCCGTTTCCAGGCTTTATTTCCGCTTTTCAGCGCGCTCTTTAGCGCGGTGGTGGTGGTTTCGGGAACTTTCATTATTTAGGCCTGCGAATCCACTGGCGGAGGTACCTCATTGAGCGCCCTCTCGACTACGCTTTGCGCGGTCGCTCCCTCAAAGAGGGCATCGGCATCCATAATGATCCTATGCGACCAAACTGGCACTGCCAGGGTCTTTATATCATCTGGCAATACGTAGTGGCGTCCTTGAGAAGCCGCCCACACTTTCGCCATCCGCATCATCCCGATAGCCGCCCGAGTAGAAACCCCCAGGTTAACGGCATCATCTTCGCGGGTGGCTTCCGCTAGTTGCTGCACGTATCGGGTGATTTGCTCATCTACATAGTTGCGCAGCCCCATTTCTCCTAAGGCATTAATTTCTTCCGCTTTTACCACCGCGGTTAAATCTTTCGATAGGTCAGGTTGGGAAGCTCCCGACAAGATCTTCACTGTAGTTTCCTGATCGGGATACCCCAGGGAAACTTTAATCAAGAAGCGGTCTAGCTGCGCTTCGGGAAGTTTATAGGTGCCTGCCTGCTCCACCGGGTTTTGAGTGGCAATCACCAGGAATGGCGAATCTACCGGATGTACCACCCCATCCACGCTGACCTGGCGTTCTTCCATTACTTCTAGCAGTGCCGACTGGGTTTTGGGACTGGCGCGGTTGATTTCGTCCGCGAGCACGATATTGGCGAAAATCGGGCCGGCATGGAAATCCCACTGCTTGGTTTTTTGGTCATAAACGGTCACCCCGGTAATGTCGGTGGGTAACATATCGGGCGTGAACTGAATCCGGCTGTGCGAGGCAGCTACGGAGGCGGCGAGGGCGCGTGCCAGGGCAGTTTTCCCAGTTCCGGGTGCGTCCTCTAAAAGTACGTGTCCACCTGCCAAGAAGGCCGCGAGTACCAGGCGTACCTGGTGTCCTTTACCGAGTATCGCCTGATCAACGTTTTCGGCGATTTGCGCGAAACGGGTGGAAAAATCGGCGGCTTCTGCCTGTTTAAGGATCATAGAGCTATCTGCCTTTCGGTTTGCCGGGCAGGTAACTCCCGCCCGCTATGACTGGGGTTGTGGTTCTGATAGTTACTGAGGGCGCGCCACTTGATTTGAGTAATCGGGTCGCGCCAAAGGGGTAGGTTATCACCGGATACAGTCGGCAGCTGTGTCAGTGGAATCAGCTGCGGGTATAGCGGTTTTGACACCGGAATCAAAGGATTAAGATTCAACCAATTGTTCAGGTAAGAAACAGATGACGCCGATTCCTCATCCGGAGGCTCCGCGGGGCTGGGATCGGGGATTGAAATAACTATCTGCTTGTAATCTATGGAGGTGCCGCCAGATTTGAATTTTAGTGTTGCAGTAATCGTCCATTCATCACCGGGTTTCAAGTTCGTCAGAATAATAGTCCAACCGCTCCCCGAGATAGCGTTCTCTTTGTGTTGATTCCACCTAAGTTTTTTGTGGGTATTTTTCTCTTGCCCGGTAACTTCCAAATCTAAGTATTTGTCGATATCCCAAACATCTAATCCTTGCACATCCACGTATATAACCGTCCCAGTCTTAGTTTTTGCGCCTTCATCTTCGCGTATACCGCTAATACTGGGATTATCCCTAGCCGGCATATTGGCGGTGACCGTACCAGATTTTTTACCGTTACGATTAAATTTGCATCTGTAGGCGACTTGCAATTCTTCCTTCGCATAAGGGTCAGAGTAAGTAAAGTTACCGTTTATCACTTCTGCTCTCTCTACCGCAGTTGCCCAACATTCTCCGCTGTCACCGGCAGGAACAGTGAAGTCTAAGGATACTGAAGCTCCTCGGGGGTCTGCGGATCGCGCCAATGTGGCAGAAACGGTGTTCTTGAAGCTATCGAAGGTAGTAAAACTAGCCCCATCCGTAGGGCCGGGTTTGGTATTGACCGCGTAAACCGTGAATGTGTGGGAGCCGCCTGGAAGTCCGGTAACTTTCAAAGTGGTACCTTTAACCTCCCTAGGATTGCCCTTATCTATGGTCACTACATAGTGATCTATGGGGGATCCTCCGTTAGTGGTAGCCGCATCCCATTTTAGGGTAGCAGTCCCGGCTTTATCACCAGTGACACCTCTCGGATTGCCGGGGATGCTGGGAGTAACCTCTACCTCGATCGCCGGGGATGCTCCCGAGGGTTTAGAATCCCCCACCCGGTTGGTGGCTACCACCGTAAAGCTATGCTTTTTCCCAGGTTCTAGCCCTGGGAAGTCAACCATGGTTGCGGTAGAGGTAACTGATTTACCCGAAACTGAATCAGTAACTTTATAACCGGTGATTGGCGCCCCATTAGCTGCCGGAGCTATCCAGTTAATAGTGACAGTGGTGGATTCTTTAACGGCAGCGGTTACAGCGGTGGGGGCATCCGGTACCGTCACTACCCTGATCCGCGCGGTGCCGGTCACCTGACGGTCAGGGTCACCAGAGGCATCTTGCAGGGTATAGGACACCACCATATCGCCTTTGAAAGTAGCGGCCGGGGTAACCTCTAGCCGAGTTCCCGAAGCCGAAGCCTGCCCGGATCCTTGCACTACATTGGGCGATCCCACAGTTTTCAAGGGTTTTCCGGGATAGGGGTTGGTGGCATAGCGATTCAAATCGATACTGAGGGTTTTTCCGGACTCGCCCTCCAAATCAATCGCCGTGAGTTGGATTAAGGGGCGGGTGGAGCTGACCACCCGCACCGGAATTTTCCCGGTAGTCGGTCCGGATGCGTCCTCTACCGTGACTTCGATATTGCCCGCGTTACCTTTGGCTTTACCCGCATCTGCCGAAACCGAGAGCCGGCTACCGCTCAGCGAAGCTTTAATCCCGGCAGGAACTGCCCCCAGGCGGTAACGCATTTTGGCGGGGTCATCGCCGTCTAAATCGCTAACCATATCCGCGAGATTAGTGGTAATAGCTTCCTCACCAGCAGCTACGTCTAGGCGTGTGGGGGTGAAAATCGGGGGACGGTTATCGTTGGATTTCACGTCTATCGGCAGGGTCAGGGAGGCGCTAAGAGCAGAAGAGTCATTAGATTTCCCGTCACTGACCTGCATCACCAGGGAAGTTTTCCCAAAAAATTCGGGGCTAATAGTCACTTGGAAGGAGTCATCTCCAGACATTTTCACTCCGCCGGAAAATCCAGCCCCCAAGGTAATAGCCTTCGCAGAATGAATATGGGGGCTGCGTGCCTTCCGAGTAACCACGTAAGAAGCCAGGTCAACAGTCAGAGTTTCTCCGGATTGGGCTTTTATCGGCACGGTATCGGGGTCGATATAGGGTTTTTGTTCGGAAACCCCCGGTACATTAACTATGGCATTTGCGCTTAAACCATCCTGGTCAGTGACCTTATAGAGTACCAGTTGCCGCTTAGAAGGCGCCGGAATCACCAGCTTAGTTCCTCTTACCGTCACCCCTTTTTGCTGGCAGCTAACGGTCAGGGCAGCGCCATCCCCATCAGGGTCAATATCATTGGCGAGGACGTCTACTACAATCGGTTCGCCAACTTTCTTTCCCCCCTCTTTCGCGGTCACCAAGTCATCGGCGGCCTCGGGAGCCTGCAACGGTGCATGCGGGTCTACCTGCACAGTAGCTATCGAGGTATCCTGTCCGCCCCGCCCATCGCTAATGGAGTATTGAATCCCATAAGAGTCCGCTTTCTTCGGAGTAGTAAGCACTACTGCATTTTGACGTGCAGAAACCTTCAGAGCATCCCGGGGGCTTTGCAGCGATTCCGCAATCAAGCTCACTCCGTCACCATCAGGATCGGTATCGTTCGCGGTTACTGCCACTGCGAGGGCGCGATTCGGCCTTACCCGCACTTCATCCGGGTTAGCCTGCGGATTTTGGTTAAGGGCAGCAGCGGGAGCCACTCCTACCTGCACCCGGGCGGTTCCCTGTTTACCGAAGCGGTCTTCCACGATATAGCTGAAAGTATCAGTCCCGATTTTCCCCGCTACTGGCTGGTAGTTTAGCCAACTGGGGCCAATATCAACTACCCCCATCTTGGGGGCATCCGCAATCCCCACTAGGGAAACCGAATCGCCATCGGGATCAATATTGGTCAGATCCACCGGTATCCGGGTGGTTTGCCCGGAGATTGCCCGACCAGTGACTACCCGCGGCTCGGGAGCCGCATTATCGGAGGCATTAGCCGGTTTTATCTCTACGCTGACCCGGGCACTGGCCTGATTCTGGTTAGTATCCGTCACCGTATAGGTAGCTTCATATTTGCCAGGTTTCTTCGCCAAGAAGCGTACCTGGTTTCCAGTGACAAAGAACTTCCCAGCCTCCGCCGGGGTAGAGGTTTGCAACTTGGGAGACAGTTTCAAGGTGAGCCCCACCGGGGAGCGGTCATTAGCCAACACGTCCACGCTGGTCACATCCCCTACGCGCCCTTTAGCCTCATCTGGTTTAGCGTTGGGGGGCGTAGTGGCCGACTGCGTCCTCATAGGGATAACCGTAACTACCCCTTCGGCACTTTCATACCCATTGGACACCTGGTATTTTAAGGTTTCCGCTTTGGTGATTCCCCGGGGAGCGGTGATATTTAACAGGGAATGATCCATCACGGTTGCCCGCAGCGGCGAGGACTCCCCCACGGTTACCGCCTGGGTGACTAGCACTTCCCCGGCCGGGTCGGCATCATTGGCGAGTACATCGGTTAGCACCTGCCCACCAACGGGCAGTACCGCCATATCGTCTTCTACTACCGGTTTCCCGCGTTTGCCCGCGGAAGTGACATCTACCCGGATAACCCCGGTGGCGGTAGCTGGCCCGTCAGACACGGTATAGGTCAAATAGTAGGTGCCTTCTTGTTCACTCTTAAAAGATAAAGTTCCGCCTGCCAGATCTGGGGTGACCTGCGGCCCGGTTCGTTCGATATTGACTCCCGCTAATGTGAGGGGATCTCCGTTCGCATCGGTGTCATTAGCGAGGGGGCGGATAGTGATAGTGCTTCCTGCCCGCGCAAACGCGATATCCCCGTTTGCCTCGGGTGGCACATTTCCGGCGGCACGCACATCTACCATCACCCGCCCGGTGATTTCGTCACGTCCATCAGAAACCAGTACCTTGATTTCTTTTTTCCCGACAGAGCCGCCCTGGTTGCGGATTACCAGGGTGCCTTCTTGCCGATATTCGACTTGGTTCTCGCTACTGGCGGATACTCCGGTCAGGAACACCGGATCCCCATCGGGATCACTAAAGGCGGGCAGGGCGTTATATTCTATCTGCTTGCCCGATTCCACTACTACGGTAGGTACCCGCTTTTGGGTTGGAGCATTGTTTTGCGACTCCGGGGTGACGTTTACAGTCACATTGGCGGTATCCCCCCCGCCTCTACCATCTTTTGCCTGGTAGGTAAAGTTAATGGTTCCAGAGGCATCGGCGGGCAGCTCGATCCGCAAGGCCGCTCCCCCGCGCACCGGTTTAACCTGACCATGCGCTGCCTGTCCCACTACTTCGGCAGTCAGTAAATCCCCATCGGTATCAGAATCGTTTTCCAGCACCGGCAAGGTAGTTATCTTCCCTGGCCGCGCCCCAAAAACGTCATCTCGGGCTACCGGCGGAGTGTTTTCCTTTTGTCGATCTTTCTGCGCGATTTCTTCGGTCAGCTGCGGGGAATCTTCCCGTTCCTCTTGTTTCTTTAACATGGTGGAGATTTCGTCCCAGTTATCTACCAGTTCCATGTTTCTGTCGGCTAACCAGACTGCACCGTCAGCGGTGTCATTTAGTACCACCAAATCACGGTTCTTACGGAATACCGGATTCTGTGCGGATTTTAGCCGTTCCAACTCTTGGGAGGGGCGATAAACTTTCCCGGAACATTCCCGCACGAACTTTCCGCTGCCTGCCCACGCCCCATAAACGCACTCGGCTTTCACCATCGGGCGGGCAGGAGTGCCGCTGCTACCCCCGGAGGGAATCTCGCTAGTTCCCCCGCTAGAAAGGTCAACTTTCAGTAATTTATCCTGGTCAGCGAGAAGAACAAACGGCTTATTAGGTCCAGATTCTTGCAGCTTTAACTGCGAACCCTGCAATTTGATCCTTTTCCCGCTAGGTAGATAGAGGATTCCTTGGTCACCATCAAGGGCGACTGCCTGGTCTCCTACCCCCGC
Proteins encoded:
- a CDS encoding DUF58 domain-containing protein — its product is MKVPETTTTALKSALKSGNKAWKRARSTTYLGALRKIPLTGLGWLVLVGGLASLAAWLLWDWAEAGAVMFASLLALVAAVAQTWGGGDLSVRVRVEQDRLRKGQDLIGRATAKNNGRRAVRALKIELSLGREQADIALPTLRSDKSFSRDFQLQTRRREKIIVGPPRTVRQDILGLIRRVRSWPDFQEVYVYPNFTPALGTLSGYSRDMEGATSQVITSSDAAFHALRPYESGDDRRHIHWKMSAHTGQLMMRQYLETRRSHHLIVLDLKRENYGEADFELAVEAAASLAVSSLSSGQPLTLYAGKTVVKAATSRAVLDFLTEVQPQEDAQEYRHLVRWALAHEAQASVCSLICGPGVSMRRLQQICLLPPADMATTGVRADAGATLTRRGSSSRRLLNIGDLTQLPRALNGVSQA
- a CDS encoding AAA family ATPase — protein: MILKQAEAADFSTRFAQIAENVDQAILGKGHQVRLVLAAFLAGGHVLLEDAPGTGKTALARALAASVAASHSRIQFTPDMLPTDITGVTVYDQKTKQWDFHAGPIFANIVLADEINRASPKTQSALLEVMEERQVSVDGVVHPVDSPFLVIATQNPVEQAGTYKLPEAQLDRFLIKVSLGYPDQETTVKILSGASQPDLSKDLTAVVKAEEINALGEMGLRNYVDEQITRYVQQLAEATREDDAVNLGVSTRAAIGMMRMAKVWAASQGRHYVLPDDIKTLAVPVWSHRIIMDADALFEGATAQSVVERALNEVPPPVDSQA
- a CDS encoding Ig-like domain-containing protein; amino-acid sequence: MVRLRGSRGGSRHSSRSASRRSSSAHYQTGTTGYYSFRARRENNAKRRSRLRKAAVGVLTVFSLVIAYLAWQHPGITKAQVDLNDGGIWVTNQSEHLVGHLNFPARTLDGAVRSKAGQFDVTQAGENVHFQNQAASEAAKIDPKKVRLETSSSLGKGEQIAQSGENLAILDPQSGLLWSGKDLLGVERNRANASVRSLRGAQLAGGEKGTFFLVSATTKELITVRKEGKLWKDERVSLSQLPLNVRLEVAGVGDQAVALDGDQGILYLPSGKRIKLQGSQLKLQESGPNKPFVLLADQDKLLKVDLSSGGTSEIPSGGSSGTPARPMVKAECVYGAWAGSGKFVRECSGKVYRPSQELERLKSAQNPVFRKNRDLVVLNDTADGAVWLADRNMELVDNWDEISTMLKKQEEREDSPQLTEEIAQKDRQKENTPPVARDDVFGARPGKITTLPVLENDSDTDGDLLTAEVVGQAAHGQVKPVRGGAALRIELPADASGTINFTYQAKDGRGGGDTANVTVNVTPESQNNAPTQKRVPTVVVESGKQIEYNALPAFSDPDGDPVFLTGVSASSENQVEYRQEGTLVIRNQGGSVGKKEIKVLVSDGRDEITGRVMVDVRAAGNVPPEANGDIAFARAGSTITIRPLANDTDANGDPLTLAGVNIERTGPQVTPDLAGGTLSFKSEQEGTYYLTYTVSDGPATATGVIRVDVTSAGKRGKPVVEDDMAVLPVGGQVLTDVLANDADPAGEVLVTQAVTVGESSPLRATVMDHSLLNITAPRGITKAETLKYQVSNGYESAEGVVTVIPMRTQSATTPPNAKPDEAKGRVGDVTSVDVLANDRSPVGLTLKLSPKLQTSTPAEAGKFFVTGNQVRFLAKKPGKYEATYTVTDTNQNQASARVSVEIKPANASDNAAPEPRVVTGRAISGQTTRIPVDLTNIDPDGDSVSLVGIADAPKMGVVDIGPSWLNYQPVAGKIGTDTFSYIVEDRFGKQGTARVQVGVAPAAALNQNPQANPDEVRVRPNRALAVAVTANDTDPDGDGVSLIAESLQSPRDALKVSARQNAVVLTTPKKADSYGIQYSISDGRGGQDTSIATVQVDPHAPLQAPEAADDLVTAKEGGKKVGEPIVVDVLANDIDPDGDGAALTVSCQQKGVTVRGTKLVIPAPSKRQLVLYKVTDQDGLSANAIVNVPGVSEQKPYIDPDTVPIKAQSGETLTVDLASYVVTRKARSPHIHSAKAITLGAGFSGGVKMSGDDSFQVTISPEFFGKTSLVMQVSDGKSNDSSALSASLTLPIDVKSNDNRPPIFTPTRLDVAAGEEAITTNLADMVSDLDGDDPAKMRYRLGAVPAGIKASLSGSRLSVSADAGKAKGNAGNIEVTVEDASGPTTGKIPVRVVSSTRPLIQLTAIDLEGESGKTLSIDLNRYATNPYPGKPLKTVGSPNVVQGSGQASASGTRLEVTPAATFKGDMVVSYTLQDASGDPDRQVTGTARIRVVTVPDAPTAVTAAVKESTTVTINWIAPAANGAPITGYKVTDSVSGKSVTSTATMVDFPGLEPGKKHSFTVVATNRVGDSKPSGASPAIEVEVTPSIPGNPRGVTGDKAGTATLKWDAATTNGGSPIDHYVVTIDKGNPREVKGTTLKVTGLPGGSHTFTVYAVNTKPGPTDGASFTTFDSFKNTVSATLARSADPRGASVSLDFTVPAGDSGECWATAVERAEVINGNFTYSDPYAKEELQVAYRCKFNRNGKKSGTVTANMPARDNPSISGIREDEGAKTKTGTVIYVDVQGLDVWDIDKYLDLEVTGQEKNTHKKLRWNQHKENAISGSGWTIILTNLKPGDEWTITATLKFKSGGTSIDYKQIVISIPDPSPAEPPDEESASSVSYLNNWLNLNPLIPVSKPLYPQLIPLTQLPTVSGDNLPLWRDPITQIKWRALSNYQNHNPSHSGRELPARQTERQIAL
- a CDS encoding transglutaminase-like domain-containing protein yields the protein MKRSDLICLSSLFLFIVPCWLFALPFLGFTGAVAAIGGTVLGVLIALVVRRWHLGIISTVTLMLGVFLAFGPTLAATDPLGRKFYPSLSGLQVLVTSTVTCWRDALTASLPLTPLGGLAVLSLITCLVTALLAGLAAASRRPWVALVPATISLVVAIAWGAQVVPAARWAGAGYFLVALLWCALVTGSATKARTRRVNLAGGRQKSSFTRPLAMVAVTVVICLASASLAAITERGNREVLRTHVLPPVELEDFISPLASFRHLSRDWKDKTIAEVKNYPAGSRVRFAAMNAYDGTVFKIDPQLNVQFVQVDSVLDKQVSADSTAHIKLVNYDQPWVPLLGDAYSLKVASQPKPVIYYSTSLRSAFATAPANLSYQVGFAKDRIPNDSRISGLEFDPIPQGKDEAVPTEITELNNQLTARATTPLQKVRNVESYLSGQGFFSDGSDGLSRPGHRAARMSQFFQGKELIGDDEQYAVAMALMVRAFGAPARVVLGAYPADKKAGGNLKLKGDNVHAWVEVKFKDVGWVPFDPTPPRERVPRTDQPQPKSVPKPQVLQPPPPPATPPVLPHVEKQAHADNPSTGIQILAALAVAAKYGSWLLLLLSPILLVLLAKWYRARRRRKAKEPGKRLRGAWEEIVDRFRDRGVRLPAGATRQEAAWIIDTYLGGIKQGEAESGARELAGIADYLDYSPGLDSEIDSDWAWELVKQLTDTWKAAAGKAKALVAAIRPSSLYSRFIRSGFAQKFTAVPGLDKILTPRKEISLPSLSLGLTQQEYRQLRTPLAPVRGETAPVTAVAGGAFSEATRLGKVGLPQVGIDFSDGTRLVNPTVSPLPPPPPPNPRNNPGGNQDALDYTRRASSPANIDETRLRKGDDDGTDTP